A genomic region of Pyramidobacter porci contains the following coding sequences:
- the pilM gene encoding type IV pilus biogenesis protein PilM — protein sequence MLWKRRTERCAGAALALRDRWACYAELLREGGRARLVNAEKIPLPDGLVSRGHLADGAALGAFLRKKLAFRWGRIPFAVGIPSADCIFRLFALPAANVEEARASMTWCFSDYFPFDVGEALFDVCEVSSPSHDGRLRLVGAACAKAQVAPFLESLRGPRARVFAAEPQIVAATRAFGSAIAEENFLLVMKREDSLHCAFVSAGSGLFFRSVALSAEEFAWSSQVCSEINRTLDYVSENFGGTAPPVYIAKGASAPVALPLGDLHAAAREIDFDGLCPAVLTPPADSEWYDVVGLLLRFDHED from the coding sequence ATGCTGTGGAAACGGAGGACTGAGCGCTGTGCGGGGGCGGCGCTGGCGCTGCGCGATCGCTGGGCGTGCTACGCCGAACTTTTGCGGGAAGGCGGGCGGGCGCGGCTCGTCAACGCCGAAAAAATCCCTCTTCCCGACGGTTTGGTCAGCCGCGGGCATCTGGCGGACGGAGCGGCCTTAGGCGCGTTTCTGCGCAAGAAATTGGCGTTTCGCTGGGGCAGGATTCCTTTTGCCGTGGGAATCCCGTCGGCCGACTGCATTTTTCGGCTGTTTGCCCTGCCGGCGGCCAATGTGGAAGAGGCGCGCGCTTCCATGACGTGGTGTTTTTCCGATTATTTCCCGTTCGACGTCGGCGAAGCCCTGTTCGATGTCTGCGAGGTAAGCTCCCCGTCGCACGACGGCCGGCTGCGCCTTGTGGGCGCGGCCTGCGCGAAGGCGCAGGTTGCGCCGTTTCTCGAAAGCCTGCGCGGTCCGCGGGCCCGCGTCTTCGCCGCGGAACCGCAGATTGTCGCCGCGACGCGCGCTTTCGGTTCCGCCATTGCCGAAGAGAATTTCTTGTTGGTCATGAAACGTGAAGATTCGCTGCACTGCGCGTTCGTCTCCGCGGGAAGCGGTCTGTTTTTTCGCAGCGTCGCCCTCTCGGCCGAAGAATTTGCCTGGAGTTCGCAGGTCTGTTCGGAAATAAACAGGACCTTGGATTATGTTTCCGAAAACTTCGGCGGGACCGCGCCGCCGGTTTATATCGCAAAAGGCGCCTCCGCGCCGGTTGCGCTCCCGCTCGGCGATCTGCACGCGGCGGCGCGGGAAATCGATTTCGACGGCCTTTGTCCGGCGGTTCTCACGCCTCCGGCCGATTCCGAATGGTACGACGTCGTCGGTTTGCTGCTGAGGTTTGACCATGAAGACTGA
- a CDS encoding type II secretion system protein GspD — protein MNPKKHCAALALFLFSLFLPAELPARTREEPRLWALHAEQAGDSHIVLSLEGHALKRPELAYRNENSLTLALEGVRFPALNYERDLDTPLVPHIKVEDSNRSTLITLFCEEPLQLGEVRGAGSGRMRIRFAKGGRAQDREQTPILREGGDAGRISSKKISMNLKDCELADVFRLLGAMSDVNIVVDASVPQNARMTLAFSEAPFAEVFQFVLRSQNLGFSVVGRTVVVGAKNSLSLLTGRLTTRSYHVAYAEAQKTAPLLKDLAELNSPANRVLVDERQNLIVVTGTAFQQEKVRRTLRLLDAPGRQVMLKARIIEVNDDASDQLETALNAVYDWWWGSYQNGALSAGFAQSGHKPGTAEGPLGNLDTSANLPGQIGSGIVQLAGTATRMLDFRLHTLVEQKKARVLADPTVTVLDGEKATVKLVEKLKYVSRRDDAQNPTYDDEEVGPKLEVTPRIGRGGMITVSVSLATGEVIQWIRGGQGEQIPQTNSRTVETKIRVRDGEPFVIGGLFKESRSRTRASVPILSSIPLIGELFKAKLDKKTRSQVVMILIPYILEIPDLADGR, from the coding sequence ATGAATCCGAAGAAGCATTGTGCGGCGCTTGCATTGTTCCTGTTTTCCCTTTTCCTGCCGGCGGAGCTGCCGGCCAGAACGCGCGAGGAGCCTCGGCTTTGGGCGCTTCACGCGGAGCAGGCCGGGGATTCGCATATCGTGTTGTCTTTGGAAGGGCACGCGTTGAAACGCCCCGAACTGGCTTACAGAAATGAAAATTCCCTGACGCTGGCGCTCGAAGGAGTGCGCTTCCCGGCCCTGAACTACGAGCGCGATCTCGACACGCCGCTGGTCCCTCATATCAAAGTGGAAGACTCCAATCGCAGCACGCTGATCACGCTTTTCTGCGAAGAACCTTTGCAGCTTGGCGAGGTCAGAGGGGCCGGGAGCGGGCGCATGCGGATCCGCTTCGCAAAAGGCGGGCGCGCCCAGGATCGGGAACAAACGCCGATTCTGCGGGAAGGCGGAGACGCCGGGCGCATTTCGTCGAAAAAGATCTCCATGAATCTGAAAGACTGCGAACTGGCGGACGTCTTCCGCCTTCTCGGCGCGATGTCGGACGTGAATATCGTCGTCGACGCCTCGGTGCCGCAGAACGCGAGGATGACGCTGGCCTTCAGCGAGGCCCCCTTTGCGGAAGTGTTTCAGTTCGTGCTCCGTTCTCAGAATCTCGGCTTCAGCGTCGTTGGCCGGACGGTCGTCGTCGGCGCGAAAAATTCGCTGAGCCTGCTGACGGGGCGCCTGACGACCAGGAGCTATCACGTCGCCTATGCGGAGGCGCAGAAGACCGCGCCCCTGCTGAAAGATCTGGCGGAGCTCAATTCGCCGGCCAACAGAGTGCTGGTCGACGAGCGCCAGAATCTGATCGTCGTCACGGGAACGGCCTTTCAGCAGGAAAAAGTGCGGCGAACGCTCCGCCTGCTCGACGCACCGGGACGGCAGGTGATGCTCAAGGCGCGCATCATCGAAGTGAACGACGACGCGAGCGACCAGCTCGAAACTGCCCTCAACGCCGTTTACGACTGGTGGTGGGGCAGTTACCAGAACGGCGCGCTCTCGGCGGGATTCGCGCAGAGCGGTCACAAGCCCGGCACGGCCGAAGGCCCGCTGGGGAATCTGGACACTTCCGCCAATCTTCCCGGACAGATCGGCAGCGGCATCGTCCAGCTGGCCGGCACGGCGACGCGGATGCTGGATTTTCGCCTTCACACTTTGGTGGAACAGAAAAAAGCGCGCGTTCTGGCGGACCCTACGGTGACCGTGCTCGACGGCGAAAAAGCGACCGTGAAGCTCGTGGAAAAACTGAAATACGTGTCGCGGCGCGACGACGCGCAGAATCCGACCTACGACGACGAAGAAGTCGGCCCCAAACTGGAAGTGACGCCCCGGATCGGACGCGGCGGCATGATCACCGTCAGCGTCTCTCTGGCGACAGGCGAGGTGATCCAGTGGATCCGCGGCGGTCAGGGCGAGCAGATCCCGCAGACGAACTCGCGCACCGTCGAAACGAAGATCCGCGTGCGCGACGGCGAGCCGTTCGTGATCGGCGGCCTGTTCAAGGAAAGCCGCTCGCGCACGCGCGCTTCTGTGCCGATTTTGAGCAGCATCCCTCTGATAGGCGAGCTTTTCAAAGCCAAACTTGACAAGAAGACGCGCAGCCAGGTCGTGATGATTTTGATCCCCTATATTCTTGAGATCCCCGACCTTGCCGACGGGCGGTGA